The following coding sequences are from one Nicotiana tabacum cultivar K326 chromosome 1, ASM71507v2, whole genome shotgun sequence window:
- the LOC107812334 gene encoding poly [ADP-ribose] polymerase 2, with product MATITKIKVDELRKQLSSRGLDTTGNKPILVSRLEEAIEQEENKKQLTADRKRSRDDDCDSNGKKMKTLTVEEEYKKMSVKELRELATSRGISTTGSKKELVERLCAASDSQNDMSKDNVGDGDEGEKEKLVTATKKGAAVLDQYLPNDIKARYHVLQQGNEIYDATLNQTNVGNNNNKFYIIQVLENDNGGNFLVYTRWGRVGAKGGTKINGPYTSADAATSEFESKFYDKTKNYWSNRKDFVCQPKQYTWLEMDYDETGKESSVQELSNSIPKSQPRETKLEARIAKFISLICNVNMMRQQMMEIGYNANKLPLGKLSKTTILKGYDVLKRISDVIGQSNRKLLEDLTSEFYTVIPHDFGFKKMREFIIDTPQKLKRKIEMVEALAEIEVATKLLQDNTEIQEDPLYYQYEQLRCKLIPVEVGTQEYVMIENYMKNTHAKTHSGYTVDIVQIFRASRGDETERFQKFSNTSNRMLLWHGSRLTNWAGILSQGLRIAPPEAPSTGYMFGKGVYFADMFSKSANYCYASSTARDGVLLLCEVALGEMNELLSSNYNADKLPSGKLSTKGVGATAPDFSKAHLLEDGVVVPLGKPKEQPDHKGHLLYNEYIVYNAEQIRMRYIIQVEFNYGR from the exons ATGGCCACCATCACCAAGATTAAAGTGGATGAACTCCGTAAGCAACTTTCGAGTCGCGGTCTTGACACCACTGGAAACAAACCCATCTTG GTAAGTAGGTTAGAGGAGGCTATTGAGCAGGAGGAAAACAAGAAACAATTAACCGCTGATAGAAAAAGATCGAGGGATGATGATTGTGACTCAAATGGGAAGAAGATGAAGACTCTGACTGTGGAGGAGGAGTATAAGAAGATGAGTGTTAAGGAGTTAAGGGAGTTAGCCACTTCTCGTGGGATTTCCACTACTGGGTCAAAGAAAGAACTTGTTGAGAGGCTTTGTGCTGCTTCTGATTCACAGAATGACATGTCAAAAGATAATGTTGGAG ATGGGGATGAAGGTGAGAAAGAGAAATTGGTCACGGCAACAAAGAAGGGTGCAGCTGTTTTGGATCAGTACCTGCCAAATGACATCAAGGCACGTTACCATGTCCTGCAACAA GGCAATGAGATTTATGATGCCACATTGAACCAAACAAATGttggcaacaacaataacaagttCTATATCATTCAAGTTCTAG AGAATGATAATGGTGGGAACTTCCTAGTGTATACTAGATGGGGCAGAGTTGGTGCAAAGGGTGGAACAAAAATCAATGGTCCCTATACCTCCGCAGATGCTGCCACCTCTGAGTTTGAGAGCAAGTTCTATGACAAGACCAAGAACTATTGGTCTAACCGGAAAGATTTTGTTTGTCAACCAAAGCAATATACTTGGTTGGAAATGGACTATGATGAAACTGGGAAAGAGTCATCT GTCCAAGAACTGTCCAACTCaataccaaaaagtcaacctcgtgAGACTAAGCTAGAGGCCCGGATTGCAAAGTTCATATCTCTTATTTGCAATGTCAATATGATGAGGCAGCAAATGATGGAAATAG GGTACAATGCTAACAAGTTGCCACTTGGTAAATTAAGCAAAACAACTATTTTGAAG GGCTATgatgtcttgaaaaggatttctGATGTAATTGGCCAGTCCAACAGAAAACTGCTTGAAGATTTGACCAG TGAATTCTATACAGTCATTCCTCATGATTTTGGCTTCAAGAAGATGC GTGAGTTTATCATCGACACCCCTCAGAAGTTAAAACGCAAAATTGAAATG GTCGAAGCTCTTGCTGAAATTGAAGTCGCAACTAAGTTATTGCAAGATAACACAGAGATACAG GAGGATCCTTTGTATTATCAATATGAACAACTTCGTTGCAAACTTATTCCAGTTGAAGTTGGTACCCAGGAATATGTCATG ATTGAGAATTACATGAAGAATACTCATGCAAAAACACATTCTGGTTATACTGTCGATATTGTTCAAATATTTAGGGCATCAAGAGGTGATGAAACTGAAAGATTCCAGAAG TTCTCGAATACAAGTAATAGGATGCTTTTATGGCATGGTTCTCGGCTGACAAACTGGGCTGGCATTCTTTCACAGG GTTTACGAATTGCTCCTCCAGAGGCACCTTCGACAGGGTATATGTTTGGTAAAGGTGTTTATTTTGCTGATATGTTCTCCAAAAGTGCAAATTATTGCTATGCATCCTCTACTGCTAGGGATGGTGTGCTTCTGTTATGTGAG GTTGCTCTTGGTGAAATGAATGAGCTTCTGTCATCAAACTACAATGCTGATAAGTTGCCTTCGGGAAAGCTAAG CACCAAAGGAGTCGGTGCTACTGCTCCAGATTTTTCAAAAGCTCATCTACTTGAAGATGGTGTCGTCGTTCCTTTGGGAAAGCCAAAGGAGCAACCAGACCACAAG GGACATTTGTTGTATAACGAGTACATAGTTTACAACGCGGAGCAAATAAGGATGCGCTACATTATCCAGGTTGAGTTCAATTATGGGAGATAA
- the LOC107812332 gene encoding late embryogenis abundant protein 2-like has protein sequence MARSLSNSKLYSTFVTDRLSLGVTRKGYAVAEVAGGRGGVAQSNMMIMMKKGGEESAPWVPDPVTGYYRPENQANQIDAVELRRMLLNNSTRGH, from the exons ATGGCTCGCTCTTTGTCCAACTCTAAGCTCTATTCTACCTTTGTTACTGACAGACTCTCTCTTGGTGTAACCAG GAAGGGATATGCAGTGGCAGAGGTGGCCGGCGGAAGAGGAGGAGTTGCGCAAAGCAACATGAtgataatgatgaagaaaggaGGGGAAGAATCAGCTCCATGGGTGCCTGACCCCGTAACTGGTTATTACAGACCGGAAAATCAAGCTAATCAGATTGACGCCGTTGAGCTACGGCGAATGCTTTTGAACAACAGCACTAGAGGACACTAA
- the LOC107812331 gene encoding protein SENESCENCE-ASSOCIATED GENE 21, mitochondrial-like — protein sequence MARFFSNVKLFSTVVADRVSLVVTRKGYAVAAAGGAALGGGRGGAAGQSNMMMILKKEGDESAPKSPWVPDSVTGYYRPENQENQIDAVELRRMLLKSNIRGH from the exons atgGCTCGCTTTTTCTCCAACGTTAAGCTCTTTTCAACTGTAGTTGCTGACAGAGTCTCTCTCGTTGTAACCAG GAAGGGATATGCAGTGGCGGCGGCAGGGGGCGCCGCATTAGGGGGTGGAAGAGGAGGAGCTGCTGGGCAGAGCAACATGATGATGATATTGAAGAAAGAAGGGGACGAATCAGCTCCAAAATCACCATGGGTGCCGGACTCCGTAACTGGTTATTACAGACCGGAAAATCAAGAAAACCAGATTGATGCCGTCGAGCTACGGCGAATGCTTCTGAAGAGCAACATCAGAGGACATTAA